The genomic window AATCCAAACGGAGGTGCCATTGCAATTGGTCACCCACTGGGAGTTTCCGGAGCAAGAATTGTTGGCTCTGCGGCTATGGAACTTCAGAAACAGGATAAAAAATATGCATTGTGTACCCTTTGTATCGGTGTCGGACAAGGTTATGCAATGATTATTGAAAAAGTATAACATTTTCAATAATATAACAGTGTAACAGTTTACCAATGTACTAATATTGTTAGACTGTTACATTGTTAAATTGGTACATTAAATTAAAATTTTATGAATATTTACTCATATCACGGAATTCGTCCCATCATTAAACCATCTGCATACATTCATCCGCAAGCGGTGATTATCGGAAATGTTGAAATCGGCGAAGAAGTTTATATCGGTCCGAATGCGGTAATCCGTGGCGACTGGGGTAAAATTATCATCAAAGACGGTGCAAATGTTCAGGAAAACTGTACCCTTCATGTTTTTCCCGGGATTGAAACCATTCTGGAAGAATCTGCACACATTGGTCATGGAGCAATTATTCATTCCGGGCACATCGGTAGAAACTGTTTGGTTGGAATGAATGCAGTGGTGATGGATAAAGCAGTTATTGGCGATGAATGTATTATCGGAGCATTAGCTTTTGTTCCTGCTAATTTTAAATGTGAGCCAAGAAAATTGATTGTTGGAAGTCCTGCAAAAATCATCCGTGATGTTTCTGATGAAATGATCAAATGGAAAACAGAAGGAACAAAATTATATCAGGAACTGGCAAGAGAAGGTAAAGACGCCATTTTGCCTTGTGAGCCTTTTACGGAATATGTTCAGCAGATTCCAACCAAAATTGTAGATTACAGCATTTGGGATGATGTAAAATGATTTTTCTTACTAAACCTCATAGGTTTTTAAAACCTATGAGGTTTAATTAAATATTAAAACACACAAATGAAGAAAAAGAAATGTCAAATACAGAAAATTTTGAATGTGGTTATGTATACCATATTTACACTCATGCAAATGGAAAAGATTTAATTTTTAGGGAAGAAGAAAATTATAAATATTTTTTAGATAAGCTTGTAAAATATATTATTCCGATAGCTGAAATATATGCGTATTGTTTAATGTCTAATCATTTTCATTTTTTAATAAGGTTTAAAAATTTAGACCAAATATCCAATGAGGGTGAGCATAAATATTTAATGAGACAGTTTAGTAACTTACTAAATGGCTATGCAAAAGCATATAATAAGAAATACAATAGAAAAGGTGCTCTTTTTCTTGATTTTTTAAAACGTAAGAGAGTGAATGATGAAAAGTATTTGATTAAATTATTTCATTATATCCACAATAATCCTGTCAATCATGGATTTGTTGAAGATATTAATGATTGGAAATATTCATCTTATCATTCTTATATTAATTTGGCTAAAGAAAGTAAAATTGAAAGAAAAGAAATGATGCAATATTTTGAAACAATAAAAGATTTTGTAGAATATCATAAATCAAACGTTGAATATGATTTTCTAACAATCGAATAAAATAGAGTTTAACTCAAACCTCATAGGTTTCTAAAACCTATGAGGTTTTGAATAAGGTTCGAAAAGACGATTAATAGTGAAAAAAGTATGATCAAAAAACTTCTTATTTTCTGTAGTATTCTGTTTACATTTCAATTCATGGTTTTTGCCCAGAGTTCCAATGTAAAACCGTTAACTATTGGAGAAATAAGAACGATAAAGTCTAAGATTTTAAATGAAGAAAGAACTTTAAATATCTATCTTCCGCAAAATTTTGATAAAACAAAATCTTACCCGATCATTTATCTTCTGGATGGGAGCTTGAATGAAGATTTTATTCACGTTACAGGATTGATTCAATTCTTTAATCAAATGTATTCCATGCCGGAAACCATTGTGGTGGGAATTGCCAATATTGACAGGAAAAAAGATTTTACATTTCATACAGATTTAAAAGACTTACAGAAAGATTATCCTACAACGGGACACTCAGATCAATTCATCAGCTTTCTTGAAAAAGAATTAAAACCTTACATCCGAAGTCAGTTTAAAACAACCGATAACTATTTATTCGGACAATCATTAGGCGGACTCTTAGCAACAGAAATTTTGTTGAAAAAACCTGAAATGTTTACTAATTATTTTATCATCAGTCCAAGTTTGTGGTGGGATGATGAAAGTCTTTTAAAACAAGCCAATCAGTTACTCAGTAAAATTCCGGATACCAAGAAATTTATTTATTTTTCTGTGGGAAAAGGAGAACATCCGGTGATGGTAAAAGATACGGAAGATTTATATGATGTTCTGAAAAAATCGGGTAAGAAAAACTGGATGGTAGAATATAAAATGATGGAAACAGACAACCACGCAACGATTCTTCACAGAAGTTTGTACGAAGGTTTGGTGAAATTGTTTCCTTATCAAGAACCGAAATAAAATAAAAAATATAACAGTCTAAAAATGTATCATTATAACAATTTTTTACAACTTGTCATTCTGAACGAAGTGAAGAATCTCATTGGTAACTGTTAAATTGATACATTATTAAAGTAAAAACTATATGGAAAAATTAAAAAACTATATCTACGGTGAATGGGTAGAAGGAAGCGGAAATGGAATTCCTTTGTACAATGCCGTAAACGGAGAGCAGGTTGCCATTTCCGATACGGAAGGTCTGAATTTTGAGCAGGCACTTGACTACGGAAGAACAATAGGGTACAAAAACCTTTCATCCATGACATTCTATGATCGTGGAGAAATGTTGAAAAAAGTAGCTCTTTATTTATTAGAAAGAAAGAAAAAATATTACGAATTATCTTATAAAACAGGAGCAACTCATGTTGATTCTTGGGTAGATATCGAAGGAGGTTTCGGTACGTTCTTTACCTATTCAGGATTGGCAAAAAGGATGCTTCCGAATACTCCGTTTTGGGTAGATGGAGAAACTCAGAAGATTTCTGCTAACGGAACTTTCCTGGGAACTCATATCCTGACTCCGAGTGAAGGAGTTTCAGTACAGATTAATGCTTACAACTTTCCGGTTTGGGGAATGTTGGAAAAATTATCGACCTCTTTATTGGCAGGTGTTCCTTCAATTGTAAAACCATCTCCATTTGGATCTTATTTAACCAACGCAGTTTTCCAGGATATGATTGAAAGCGGAATTCTTCCTGAAGGAGCTGTTCAATTAGTTTGTGGCGAACCGGGAAATATTCTGGATTATGTTCAGGATGGAGATTCTGTATTGTTCACAGGTTCTGCAACAACAGGTAGGAAATTGAAATCTTTACCGTCAGTTGCAGGAAATGCGGTTCGTTTCAATATGGAAGCAGATTCTTTGAACTGTTCAATTCTTGGATTGGATGCAAAACCGGGAACTCCTGAATTTGATCTATTCATTAAAGAGGTTCGTAACGAAATGACGACGAAAGCCGGACAAAAATGTACGGCGATCAGAAGAATCATCGTTCCTGAAAACTTAATAGGAGATGTTCAGCATGCGTTGGCAAAAGCTTTAGACCAGACAAAAATAGGAAACCCGTTGAGCAGAGAAACGAGAATGGGTTCTTTGGTTGGAAAACAGCAGTATGATGAGGTATTGAGAAAAGTTAACTTGTTAAAAGCTGAAACGGAACTTGTTTATGACGGGAAACATGAATTGGTAGATGCCAACTACGAAAATGGAGCATTTATGAGTCCGAAATTGTTCTTAAACGATTCTCCATTTACAAAAAACATCTCTCATGATGTCGAAGCTTTCGGCCCGGTTTCTACGTTAATGCCTTACAAAGACGCAGAAGAAGCGGCAGCTTTGGCAAAAAGAGGAAAAGGAAGCTTGGTAGGATCTATCATTTCTCATGACGATCAGTTCGTAGCAGAGACTTCCTGGAAAATGGCTTCTCAGCACGGAAGAATTTTCGTGTTGAACAGAGATAATGCAAAAGAAAGTACAGGTCACGGTTCTCCGCTTCCTACTTTAATGCATGGCGGACCTGGTAGAGCAGGAGGTGGTGAGGAAATGGGTGGACTGAACGGTCTTCATTTCTTCCTTCAGAAAACAGCGATTCAGGGCTCTCCGGATACGTTGACCGCAATTACTAAAATTTATCAGCAGGGTGCTGAGAAAAAATATTCAGATAAGCATCCTTTCCAGAAATATTTCGAAGAAGTGGAAGTTGGAGATTCTCTGGAAACTGCTGGAAGAACGGTTACTGATGCAGATATCGTGAATTTCTCTAATGTTTCTTGGGATCATTTCTACGCGCATACAGATGCTACAAGCTTAACGGGGACTATCTTTGATAAAACAGTTGCTCACGGATATTTCATCCTTTCTGCAGCAGCGGGATTATTCGTTTCAGGTAAAAAAGGACCGGTTATTGCGAACTACGGATTAGAAAACTGCTCATTCTTCAAGCCTGTTTATGCAGGAGATACCATTACGGTGTATTTAACAGCAAAAGAAAAAATCAACAGAGGAGTAAAAGGAAGAAATATTCCTTCAGGTGTGGTAAAATGGTTGGTTGAAGTGGTGAATCAAAGAGATGAGGTAGTTTGTGTGGCGACAATTTTAACGTTGGTAGCGAAACAATCTCCTTTCATCGATCTTAACTTAAAGAGTATTCAAAAAGCTTTAAATGGCTTAACTGAATCTACTCAGCCAAATTGGGGTAAAATGTCTCCTCAGCAGATGATTGAACATTTAGAGCACGGCGTTTTGGTAAGTTTGGGTGAACCGGAAGCAGACAAATGCTTTACTCCTGAAGAACAGCTGGATAAATGGCAGGATTCTTTGTACAATCACAGAAAAATGCCGAAAGATTTCCCTGCACCATTCTTATCAGAAGATGAAAAGCTGTTGGAATTAAGACACAAAAACCTTGAAGCTGCAAAAATTTCTTTCATGGATAATCTGAAAAGATTCTCTATCTACTACAAAGAAAATCCACAGGCAGAACATATGAATTTTGTGTTCGGAAAGCTAAATAAAGAAATGTGGGAGTTAATGCACAAGAAACATTTTACGCATCATTTTGAACAGTTTGGATTGATTTAATTCAAAGTATATAAATCCCTTTTAAACTAATTTTAAAAGGGATTTCTTATTTAAAAGATTCATCTTTAGTGATATGAACTTTTATAAAACATGTACAAAATGATTTTTAAACAAAAAGCTTTATTAGGAAAATATAAACCTTTAGAATGTTAAAAAAATCAATTTTAATTCAAAATAAATATAGATATTTGATGAAGCTACTTTTAAAAAAAAAATACTATGGAATTAAGGTTTTTCAAAGATTTTGACTTTACAAATTTTTGGAGTGAGTGCAGTTATTCGTCAAAAGATTATATTGAAGATTTTCCGAACGATGAAATCATTACTGCAATCGAAAGTGAATTAGGGTATCAACTTCCCGGATCTTATATCGAACTGATGAAAATACAGAATGGGGGATTGGTAAATAAATCATGTTTCTCCATTACTGAAAGCGTTTCCTGGGCAGAAGATCATGTTGCCATTACCGGAATTATGGGGATCGGAAAAATAAAATCACACGCAGTTTGCGGAGAACTTGGAAGCCAGTTTATGATGAAGGAATGGGGATATCCAGCTGATGGTATTTATATTTGCGATTGTCCTTCTGCCGGGCACGATATGATTTTACTTGATTATTCCTCTTGTGGAAAAAACGGAGAACCGGAAGTGGTGCACGTAGATCAGGAAAATAACTTTAAAAAAACTTTTTTGGCAAAAGATTTTGAAACATTCATCAGAGGATTGAGGAATGAAGAAGAATTTGATTAATGAATGCAATGAATAAAACTTTTGCAGATAAAGTCATTGAGTTTAATCAAAACTTACACTATTCCGGGGAATTACCGGAAGACTTTCAGGTGCTCAATCCATATTTGGATAATCCTGAAACAATGATTGTGATGCAAAAGTTTTATCACAAATATTATAATGATTCAAACAGAAGGAAATTTATCATAGGAATTAATCCAAGCCGTCACGGAGCAGGAGTTACGGGAGTTCCTTTTACCGATACCAAACGTTTGGAAAATATTTGCGGAATTAAAATGAAATCCGCGCACACCCATGAAGTTTCTTCCGTTTTTATGTATGATATGATTGCGGAATATGGAGGTGCAGAAGAATTTTATAAAAACATCTACATCAACTCTCCGTTTCCTCTGGCGATTGTAAGAAAATCGAAAAACGGCTGGCTGAATGCCAATTACTATGATGACAAAGTACTTTTTAATGATGTAAAAGATTTCATGATTGCTTCTTTACAGAAACATATCAGTTTAAATCTGATCACAGCTGAAGTCTTTGTTTTAGGAAAGAAAAATGCGGATTTTATTTCAAAATTAAACCAGGAAGCTCATCTTTTCGAAAAAATGACCGTGTTGGAACATCCAAGATATATACAACAATATAAATCAAAAGAAAAACAGCTCTATATTGATAAATATATTTTGGCTTTGAATAAAAATTAAGTCACCAAATACCATTTAAATATGCCCTGGAATCCTGAAGTTTACAATCAGTTTAAAAATATCCGTTACCAACCTTTCTTTGATTTGATGGAAAACATTTCGTCAGATGGTTTAAAAAAAGCCATTGATATTGGTTGCGGAACAGGAGAACAAACCAAAATTCTTTCAGAAAAATTCTCAGATGCCGTTTTTTTAGGAATTGATTCTTCTGTGGAAATGCTTGCCCAGTCGAATGTATTTAAACACGAACGATTAAGTTTTCAACAGAAAACAGTTGAAGAACTCTATGATGCTAATGATCAATGGGATTTGATTTTCAGTAATGCGGCTTTACAATGGTCGGATAACCATGAAAAGCTATTTCCAAAGTTGCTTTCTTTACTAAGTGAGAACGGACAGTTTGCGGTACAAATGCCAATGCAGTCGGAAAATATTCTTAATCAGATTCTGTTTCAGCTTGCTTCCGAAGAGCCTTACAAAACCAATCTTCAGCATTGGAACAGGATTTCTCCGGTGCTAAGCGTGGATGAATATACAAAGATGATGTTTGAATATGGGCTTAAAGACTTGCAGATTTCCATTAAAGTGTACCCGATTATTGCTGAGGATGCTGAAAACCTCTTTCAGTTTATTTCCGGTTCGGCTTTGATTCCTTATCTGGAAAGGCTGGATGAAAATACTCAGGAAAAATTCATTGAAGAATATAAAAAACGGATCGCGAAAAAATTTGACAGATTTCCCGCTATTTATGCTTTTAAAAGAATATTGTTGTACGGAAGAAAATAAAGAAAAGACGTTCTAAAATTGGAAAATCTCTGGTTTTAGTTTTCCTAAAAGCCCTTTATTTAGTATTTTTGTACCAATCCAATAGATACTAAAAATGAGTGATTTTGTAAGATCAGAAATTAAAAATAATATTGCCGAGATTACATTCGGAACCGCAAAAAGTAATTCTCTTCCGGGAGCTATTCTTGAAAAACTGGCTCAGACTATTCTTGACGAAGGAGCTAAAGCTGAAGTAAAAGCTATTCTTGTAAAAAGTGAAGGTGAAAAAGCGTTCTGCGCAGGAGCTAGTTTTGACGAATTATTAGCAATTGAAGAACTGGAAGCTTCTACCCGATTTTTTGGAGGATTTGCCAAAGTTTTAAATGCAATGAGAAATTGCGGGAAGATTGTTGTGGTAAGAGTTCAGGGTAAAACAACCGGAGGCGGAGTAGGTCTTGCATGTGGAGCAGATTACTGTTTTGCAACGAAAGATTCG from Chryseobacterium camelliae includes these protein-coding regions:
- a CDS encoding transferase hexapeptide repeat family protein, with the translated sequence MNIYSYHGIRPIIKPSAYIHPQAVIIGNVEIGEEVYIGPNAVIRGDWGKIIIKDGANVQENCTLHVFPGIETILEESAHIGHGAIIHSGHIGRNCLVGMNAVVMDKAVIGDECIIGALAFVPANFKCEPRKLIVGSPAKIIRDVSDEMIKWKTEGTKLYQELAREGKDAILPCEPFTEYVQQIPTKIVDYSIWDDVK
- a CDS encoding transposase, yielding MSNTENFECGYVYHIYTHANGKDLIFREEENYKYFLDKLVKYIIPIAEIYAYCLMSNHFHFLIRFKNLDQISNEGEHKYLMRQFSNLLNGYAKAYNKKYNRKGALFLDFLKRKRVNDEKYLIKLFHYIHNNPVNHGFVEDINDWKYSSYHSYINLAKESKIERKEMMQYFETIKDFVEYHKSNVEYDFLTIE
- a CDS encoding alpha/beta hydrolase, with product MIKKLLIFCSILFTFQFMVFAQSSNVKPLTIGEIRTIKSKILNEERTLNIYLPQNFDKTKSYPIIYLLDGSLNEDFIHVTGLIQFFNQMYSMPETIVVGIANIDRKKDFTFHTDLKDLQKDYPTTGHSDQFISFLEKELKPYIRSQFKTTDNYLFGQSLGGLLATEILLKKPEMFTNYFIISPSLWWDDESLLKQANQLLSKIPDTKKFIYFSVGKGEHPVMVKDTEDLYDVLKKSGKKNWMVEYKMMETDNHATILHRSLYEGLVKLFPYQEPK
- the paaZ gene encoding phenylacetic acid degradation bifunctional protein PaaZ is translated as MEKLKNYIYGEWVEGSGNGIPLYNAVNGEQVAISDTEGLNFEQALDYGRTIGYKNLSSMTFYDRGEMLKKVALYLLERKKKYYELSYKTGATHVDSWVDIEGGFGTFFTYSGLAKRMLPNTPFWVDGETQKISANGTFLGTHILTPSEGVSVQINAYNFPVWGMLEKLSTSLLAGVPSIVKPSPFGSYLTNAVFQDMIESGILPEGAVQLVCGEPGNILDYVQDGDSVLFTGSATTGRKLKSLPSVAGNAVRFNMEADSLNCSILGLDAKPGTPEFDLFIKEVRNEMTTKAGQKCTAIRRIIVPENLIGDVQHALAKALDQTKIGNPLSRETRMGSLVGKQQYDEVLRKVNLLKAETELVYDGKHELVDANYENGAFMSPKLFLNDSPFTKNISHDVEAFGPVSTLMPYKDAEEAAALAKRGKGSLVGSIISHDDQFVAETSWKMASQHGRIFVLNRDNAKESTGHGSPLPTLMHGGPGRAGGGEEMGGLNGLHFFLQKTAIQGSPDTLTAITKIYQQGAEKKYSDKHPFQKYFEEVEVGDSLETAGRTVTDADIVNFSNVSWDHFYAHTDATSLTGTIFDKTVAHGYFILSAAAGLFVSGKKGPVIANYGLENCSFFKPVYAGDTITVYLTAKEKINRGVKGRNIPSGVVKWLVEVVNQRDEVVCVATILTLVAKQSPFIDLNLKSIQKALNGLTESTQPNWGKMSPQQMIEHLEHGVLVSLGEPEADKCFTPEEQLDKWQDSLYNHRKMPKDFPAPFLSEDEKLLELRHKNLEAAKISFMDNLKRFSIYYKENPQAEHMNFVFGKLNKEMWELMHKKHFTHHFEQFGLI
- a CDS encoding SMI1/KNR4 family protein, producing MELRFFKDFDFTNFWSECSYSSKDYIEDFPNDEIITAIESELGYQLPGSYIELMKIQNGGLVNKSCFSITESVSWAEDHVAITGIMGIGKIKSHAVCGELGSQFMMKEWGYPADGIYICDCPSAGHDMILLDYSSCGKNGEPEVVHVDQENNFKKTFLAKDFETFIRGLRNEEEFD
- a CDS encoding SMUG2 DNA glycosylase family protein, whose amino-acid sequence is MNKTFADKVIEFNQNLHYSGELPEDFQVLNPYLDNPETMIVMQKFYHKYYNDSNRRKFIIGINPSRHGAGVTGVPFTDTKRLENICGIKMKSAHTHEVSSVFMYDMIAEYGGAEEFYKNIYINSPFPLAIVRKSKNGWLNANYYDDKVLFNDVKDFMIASLQKHISLNLITAEVFVLGKKNADFISKLNQEAHLFEKMTVLEHPRYIQQYKSKEKQLYIDKYILALNKN
- a CDS encoding methyltransferase domain-containing protein, producing MPWNPEVYNQFKNIRYQPFFDLMENISSDGLKKAIDIGCGTGEQTKILSEKFSDAVFLGIDSSVEMLAQSNVFKHERLSFQQKTVEELYDANDQWDLIFSNAALQWSDNHEKLFPKLLSLLSENGQFAVQMPMQSENILNQILFQLASEEPYKTNLQHWNRISPVLSVDEYTKMMFEYGLKDLQISIKVYPIIAEDAENLFQFISGSALIPYLERLDENTQEKFIEEYKKRIAKKFDRFPAIYAFKRILLYGRK
- a CDS encoding enoyl-CoA hydratase/isomerase family protein, giving the protein MSDFVRSEIKNNIAEITFGTAKSNSLPGAILEKLAQTILDEGAKAEVKAILVKSEGEKAFCAGASFDELLAIEELEASTRFFGGFAKVLNAMRNCGKIVVVRVQGKTTGGGVGLACGADYCFATKDSALALTELNLGIGPFVIGPYVERKIGKSQFSAMAIDADFRSAAWAEQHNIYHSVSENIAEMDSKLEKFLNTLATRSEDALALIKKVSWEGTDHFNELMPARIHMSASLILEDSAKKNIESIKERLRVK